The window TGTATGCCTATTGGGAATGGAAACATATTTCATGCATACACAAAATGTTCACCATAAGAATCATGAAAAATCTCAAAATGGATCACCAGAGGACATGTCAAAACCAGGTAGGTGACTTATCAGGACTGGAGATATGAGTGCATGTCACTGTTTGTGTTAGTCTAACCTTCTAGTTAAACTTGTCCAATAGTTGAGAAAtcactgtgtgtgttacctttgtAATGAAAGCGCTGAGATTAAAATAAATCTATATATTTGGCACTATGCAGTAGTCATTTTGTGTACCAAAAGCAAACAAAACTGAATTATTTGTGGCCAGTTATAACATCCTTCAACCAATACATCCTACTCTGTATGGTGGCTGGACCTATACACTGAGGGCGTGTTACCACACAGGAAAACTTACATTCGAAAGGTTTATAGAATCAGCTTGGAGAAAATAAATAAGATATGACAAACGAAAGGAAGAATGTGTGGCATTGACACATTTGAGTTGTTGAACAGCAGGCAGGTTGTGTATATTTGTATCAACTACTGTTTATAAAAAATTCTTCATTCAAACGTTCCCTTACCCCGTGCTTTACCCTGTACTGCAGAGCATTTAGATGTACTATTCTTTCTGCATCAATCTATTGGGATGTTTTCCTGTTAATCAATGGAAACCTGCAGTAGCTATTCACACCCTTTCACCAGGAGGCCACCTTTAGAGAAAATTATTTGGGGctactaaatgacaaaaatgaggTATAACTAGAGTAGGCTGGAATAGAAGCAAACTTCTCCTGAATTGATAAGTCTGGGCTGAATATTATTCCAAACTATGTAATAAAATAACAAATCTGAACAAGAATACCACTTGATTCACAGTCACTGCAATTCTCAATGCCAATTGAAAGACGTATTGCAGATATGTAGCTTATTTTGGTTCAGGTAAAAGTCACCATGAAATGAACTGACTTGGAGTAGGGAGCAGTAAAGGAATTATTGATTTCTCAAAGCACAATCTCTCGGTCTAAGCCAAGGAATCTGTATAGAAATCTAAGAGAGATTCCAAAACCCTCAGGCCCTGTGCCATCCAATACCAGTCACAGTGTTTGTGCAGAACAGTATCAACAGCTTTTGAAGAATAATTTTGTCCAGAAGTACAACACTCAGATTCAGGCATGTGCTGTTAACTATTATGTGCTGCTAGTGGTCATTACTGTTCAAAGCCAATCTGTGTCAAAAGGTAAAAGGTTCCCAGTCATTTATGAATTATGAACCCTCCAAAAGCACGCTACATCAAAAACTTGGGAAAGTCATTGTCAGATAAAGAGGTACAAATAACtaaaagggggaaaaaaactgtTGAAAGGAGATAGCTAGGCATACAATGGATGCAGAGGAAAAGAGGGCATTTAAGCACATGAAGACATTGTAACAACTAGTCAACAGGATAATTTTTATGCGACTTCCAGGCACTGCTTCACTTTGGGTTTAGAAAGAGCTGGTGGAAGGCGTGGGGAGTCTCTTCCCAATGTAGACCCTAAGGAGACAATAAGTACAGCATGACAATGCAGGTGATTAactgacagttttttttttttaacagctAATTGAGCGACGATGGTTCATTTCATTCAGTTTTTccttctgtgagctcaatgcgcacATTGAACATTTTCTCTAAAGATAAATCAgacccagcctgaactgtgtgatgtagtagggagttgtagtttacaacaggccaatattctacatagtttagcgcaAAACATGGTAATCAacaacaatgaccataatccattgcgcatcTATCTACCTTGTCCAGTCTCTTATACCTGCTACGGAAGAGGCAGAAGAATGCACAATcgtgagaggatagagagagcagctgttgcttTGCAAAGGTATGTCTACCTGAAAAGACATGATCTAgtttggtattcagcagtcataaaagtacgCCTTATTTAAGAAATACAAAagagtgattttgtcagacagcatatgCAGCAGCTCTAGAGAAATAAGATGACTTTATTATATAATTTCAAGTTATCAAATAAACTAATGTAATACACAACTAAAGTAATGTGGAAAATTATGGTTAATAAGTaataatgggcagtcactaccatcatgggacttttaatTGTTTTAGTGTGTTAGAGCAAAATCAAAAAACGTATAATCGAACAGATCacaaaaaagcactaatcgctcagcactaatgAAAATGATTCAACAGCAGACAATCTACAAATACTCACATATATCCATTTGATTTGCTAGTTGTGTAAGATGGAACAGTCACTCACCCAATGCCGAGGGCAAGAATGTGAGATAGAAGTAAGGAAGGGATGAAGACTTTGAGGAAGTCAGCAGAGAAGATACCCCCTTTCTTCATGGCTCCACTATTTCTCATGCTTAGGGATACTGAGCGTCTGGGGTGACGGAAGTGGAACTCCctacaaaaaaacaaaataaatcaCTGAACATGTTCACCATTTTGAAAGAAATTGCATTGTTATCCCACAGAAAATTGGCATTTGTATTATACACTTTCATGGTCTGCCTGGGCAGATATGGAACTTTACTAAGTTGTCTATTTTTGCTATGATTTAGGCTAGCAGTTTTGTGTTAGAGCAGGGGTGGGAAAACTTTAAAGGCTCGAAGGCCACATAGGGATTTTGAAAGGGCCACACAGTTTTTTGCTGGGGAAGAAAAAGAGCAGATATcaaaaaaagaatatatatatatagggccaTTATAATTTCTACATTTTCTATCTTTATACTTAAATCTCCCTCCGGCTGGATTGAATGGGCTCGCGGGCCGGATCGGAGTTTGCCCAACCCTGTGTTAGAGTGTGCAGTGTGTCTCCATACTTGGGTGGAACGTTTTCAGGCCGACTGGACCAATCTGCAACCTTGTTCATCAGGATATCCTCTTCTCTGTTTTTCTCTGGACCTTCCTCCTCTAACtgcagatggggggagagagagagcacatgtGAACAGAGAGGTACTGTAGGCctatagtgtaacagtgtagaCAGGGGcatggatggaggaagagagacatgAGGGCAGGCTGGGTTGTTGTACCTGGCTCCCTCTCCGACTGGACATCTCCACATCAAAGGTGATTTGGCCATCATCCTGATCTGGACTGGGAGGTCTGTGAGGACTGAGGTGCAACACAGGAGGAAATAAATATACAAATTATACAAACACCCCAACATGGAGGAGAGAGTTTAGGGAGTACTCTAAAAACATGACACTCCCTTACCTGTCGCAGGAGGAGCTGCTCTGGCTGGACTCGTGCTGAGCGTCCAGCAGGATTTTCTCCATGTCTCCATTGTggatagaggaggatgagggcaCATGCTCCAGCGCCGCTGTCagactctcctccacctcctctgacaccacctccaGGGCCTGACTCTGCCCCTCATTCCCATTCCCCGGGGCAGGAGAGGGTGTGGTGGAGTTTGGCAGCAGGGCCTGGTTCCTGTTGTTTCCATTCATCTCCAGCTCCACCCACGACCCTGAAAACATAAAGATGGCAGTGGGGTTTGGAGGAAGTATGtgtattagtaaaaatgttagTGACATAAGTCTAATGGTAAAGATACAGTGACAAGTTCTCAAATTCGATGCATGGCTTACTGCACCGTCACCAAAAGACATTGCATTTTGAGCCCTTCTACCGTTTAGGACCTTTTATCTCAGATGCATGAGACATGTCTGTGCTTTGTCTGGCCTTGTTAGTCTCAGCCACTTACAGTATGTGTAATGAAGTCACTGTATGGAACATACAGCAGTGCATGTTAACAAGGAGAGTCAGTGGATGGCCACCCTATGCTGCCGAGGATTAGGCCTAACTCCATATGCATGAAAGCAGAATCATTTTGTAAAACAAAAAATAGACATGCATGCATGTGCATGTTACTGAAATGATTACCTTCATtaacaaaaacaaacatacattacatgaccaaaagtatgtggacacctgctcaaacatctcattccaaaattgtgggcattaatatggagttggtccccctttgctgctataacagcctccactattctgggaaagctttccactagatgttggaacattgctgcacggacttgcttccattcagccacaagagcattagtaaagtcgggcactgatgttgggcgattacgcCTGGCTCatagtcagcattccaattcctcccaaaggtgttcgatgggattgaggtcagggctctgtgcaggccagtcaagttcttccacaccgatctcgacaaaccatttctgtatggacctcgctttgtgcacgagggcatcgtcatgctgaaacaggaaagggcatccgccaaactttacagttggtactatgcattcggacaggtagcgttctcctggcatccgccaaacccagattcatccttcggactaccagatggtgatgCGTGATTCATCACGCCAAAGAacccatttccactgctccagagtccaattgcggcaagctttacaccactccagccgacgcttggcattgcacatggtgatcttaggcttgtttgcggctgcctggccatggaaacccatttcatgaagctcccgacgaacagttatcgtgctgacgttgcttccagaggcagtttggaactcagtagtgagtgttgcaaccgaggacagacgatttttatgcgcttcagcactgaGTGGTCCagctgtgagcttgtgtggcctaccacttcgcgagtaagccattgttgctcctagatgtttcaacttcacaataactgcacttaaagttgaccggggaagctctagcagggcagaaatctgaCGAACCAACCAatctgttggaaaggtggcatatgacggtgccaagttgaaagcgactgagctcttcagtaaagccattgtactgccaatgtttgtctatggagatcgcatggctgtaTGCCatgcaacaggtgtggctgaaagagCCAAATCCACTTATTTGAAAGGGCGTCCACACACGtttgtatatatatagtataacAGACTTCAGCAGAGTTCAGTTTAGAAAAAGGCCCTGGACTCAGAGTCTAGCCTGCTTTAAGCCGCAACTGGAACAAAGCATGCTCTCAGTCTTTGCTCACAGTGATAAACAAGCACCCACGCCTATTAAGCAAAACATTCCTGACTTCCTCTCTTGGGGACATCAATTGGACTTGTAATGGGGTAATCTCATCCACCAGCTAGCTCCCTCTCTAATTCGAGCCTGGGGATAAGGTTAGTATGGGTGGCCTGAATGCCACTGTGTCAGTGAGGTTGTGTGGTTCCATTGCCAATCTAGGCCGTTACATAATGTGCATATTCTATAAAACATAGACATAGCATAGAGATGTTATGTCTATCCATCATTATCTGAAATAGTATGCCTCTTATTCATAATTTTGCTTCATTTGATTGCTTCTCTATAAATAAACACACTATCCAGATGATAGCCTACATTTCATAATGATAGTGCTACTGCCTCTAACAGCAGGCAGCCTGAATGGAATCCAAACTGCTCCCATGCACGGGTAGGAGGGAGGGCAGTTATGCAATCTCTGCAATCAAGCTAAGCATAGAATCCAGGGCCTGACTATTTAGCCAGTTACGCCTGAGCAACATTCAACTAACTAAACCTCTTCTAGGACTTTCCCTGTGCATTCTACCAGAAACCCACTCTGCATCTCCATACTGTATAAAAGGGACAAGGAGGAACAGAAAGTACTAtacaaggacaccaataatacaAACC is drawn from Salvelinus fontinalis isolate EN_2023a chromosome 4, ASM2944872v1, whole genome shotgun sequence and contains these coding sequences:
- the LOC129853520 gene encoding BCL2/adenovirus E1B 19 kDa protein-interacting protein 3-like; amino-acid sequence: MLTNAKNGAGNMSATAAAQQNNNEEPSLNGSWVELEMNGNNRNQALLPNSTTPSPAPGNGNEGQSQALEVVSEEVEESLTAALEHVPSSSSIHNGDMEKILLDAQHESSQSSSSCDSPHRPPSPDQDDGQITFDVEMSSRRGSQLEEEGPEKNREEDILMNKVADWSSRPENVPPKEFHFRHPRRSVSLSMRNSGAMKKGGIFSADFLKVFIPSLLLSHILALGIGVYIGKRLPTPSTSSF